Genomic window (Thermoleophilaceae bacterium):
ACGCCCTCGATGGAGGCGATCTCCTTCACGCCGTTCTTGTAAATGACGTGGTTGTCCGCCATCGAGAGCGCGTCCGTGTAGCGGAAGTTGATCTCGTGCTGGCCGAGGTTGCACTCCCCCTTCGAGTTCTCCACGCGCATGCCCGCGCCGACCATCGAGTTGCGGATCTTGCGAATGAACTCCTCGATCCGCGCCGTGCCGGCCAGCGAGTAGTCCGTGTTGTAGAGATTGGACGGCGTGAGGTCGCGGTAGCCGCGCTGCCACGCGTCCTCGTAGGTGTGGTTGAAGATCAGGAACTCGAGCTCGGTGCCGACGTTTGCGGTCCAGCCGCGCTCGGCCAGCCGGTCGAGTTGACGCTGCAGGATGCCGCGCGGTGACGCGGCAACCGGGTCGCCGTTCTCCCATTGCACGTCGGCGATGCACAGCGCGGTGGCCTCGAGCCACGGCAGCCGCCGCAGCGTGCGGATGTCCGGAATCATCATGAAGTCGCCATAGCCGAGGTCCCATGAGGACATGGCGTAGCCAGGCACCGGCATCATCTCGACGTTGGTGGCCAGCAGGTAGTTGCAGCCCTCGGCACCGTGCGGCAGCACCTCGTCGAGGAAGTGCGTGGCCGTGAGCCGCTTGCCCACGAGGCGTCCTTGCATGTCGGGAATCGCGAGCGCGACGGTGTCGATCGACTCGTGCTGTACCGCGCTGCGCAGCTCGTCCAAGTTCATTGCGCCGTCATACCTCCGTCCGCCGACACGATCGAACCCGTCATGAAGGAAGACTCGTCGGAGGCGAGGAAGAGCGCCACGTTGGCGATCTCCTCAGGGCGGCCCGGACGGCCAATCGGCTGGAACGAGTCGATCGTGTCGTATACGTGCTGCAGC
Coding sequences:
- a CDS encoding glutamine synthetase family protein, translated to MNLDELRSAVQHESIDTVALAIPDMQGRLVGKRLTATHFLDEVLPHGAEGCNYLLATNVEMMPVPGYAMSSWDLGYGDFMMIPDIRTLRRLPWLEATALCIADVQWENGDPVAASPRGILQRQLDRLAERGWTANVGTELEFLIFNHTYEDAWQRGYRDLTPSNLYNTDYSLAGTARIEEFIRKIRNSMVGAGMRVENSKGECNLGQHEINFRYTDALSMADNHVIYKNGVKEIASIEGVSISFMAKWDEREGNSCHIHLSLANEDGSNVFAANDSTFKSFLAGQLDCLRELCLLYAPNVNSYKRVVPGAFAPTAVAWGRDNRTCALRVVGHGQALRLENRLPGGDVNPYMAIAAMIASGLHGIDRGLDLEPAFDGNAYESEKARVPTTLRDAQELFAQSGVAREAFGEEVVSHYVHAAEVELEEFDAAVTDWEKYRGFERL